One window from the genome of bacterium encodes:
- a CDS encoding MBL fold metallo-hydrolase, which translates to MPFRITPYGGADSVTGSNFLIEGSGGGKILVDCGIEQGRDVSEADTYAPFPYDASQIDALVITHAHLDHVGRCPKLAKEGFRGRVYMTPPTRDLAELILRDSAGILAQEAQMRHLPLLYTDEDVTRFFSLVETLEYHTEKEIAPGLSVCLRNTGHILGSASVRIRDASGSSLALTGDIGNSPSPFLPDAEPIPDAGALLMESVYGDRLHPHLADRVAELRDTLKRAIARGGTILIPSFSMERTQLMLYEFSNLMAAGEIPKIPVFLDSPLAIGVTAVYEKWGSTYFKQEAKEELEREGSIFNFPFLKMTSSREQSEGIAAAPDPKIIIAGAGMSHGGRIGAHEARYLPFPTTTLIMVGYQAPGTPGRLMQEGAPSVRLGGREVRIRAKIETLSGWSAHADRDGLMKFVEACLPGTKTFFVAIGEPSAERFLAQRIHDTFSVRTIVPETGEGWEIGKDSIHRV; encoded by the coding sequence ATGCCGTTTCGCATCACTCCCTATGGCGGAGCCGATTCCGTCACCGGTTCGAACTTTCTGATAGAAGGAAGCGGCGGCGGGAAGATTCTCGTCGACTGCGGCATCGAGCAGGGGAGGGATGTTTCGGAGGCGGATACGTACGCCCCTTTTCCGTACGATGCGTCCCAGATAGACGCGCTCGTGATAACGCACGCGCATCTCGATCACGTGGGCCGCTGCCCGAAGCTCGCAAAGGAGGGATTCAGGGGCAGGGTATATATGACGCCGCCGACGCGCGATCTGGCGGAACTTATCCTTCGCGACAGCGCCGGCATCCTCGCGCAGGAAGCGCAGATGCGGCATCTGCCCCTTCTTTATACCGACGAGGACGTGACGCGGTTCTTCTCGCTCGTCGAAACGCTCGAATACCACACGGAGAAAGAAATCGCTCCCGGCCTTTCGGTCTGTCTCCGGAACACCGGCCATATCCTCGGCTCCGCAAGCGTCCGGATACGGGATGCGTCGGGCTCCTCCCTCGCCCTTACGGGCGACATCGGCAACTCGCCCTCTCCCTTTCTTCCCGACGCCGAACCGATTCCGGACGCCGGCGCCCTGCTTATGGAAAGCGTGTACGGCGACCGGCTGCATCCGCACCTTGCCGATCGTGTCGCGGAGCTTCGCGATACCCTGAAGCGGGCGATAGCGCGGGGAGGAACCATTCTCATCCCTTCGTTCTCGATGGAGCGCACGCAGCTCATGCTCTACGAATTCTCGAACCTCATGGCCGCGGGAGAGATCCCGAAGATTCCCGTATTCCTCGATTCCCCGCTCGCGATCGGCGTCACCGCCGTATACGAGAAATGGGGAAGTACGTATTTCAAGCAGGAGGCGAAAGAGGAGCTCGAGCGGGAAGGCAGCATTTTCAATTTCCCGTTTCTCAAGATGACATCCTCGCGCGAGCAGTCGGAGGGAATTGCGGCCGCGCCTGACCCGAAGATCATCATCGCGGGGGCGGGCATGAGCCACGGAGGGCGCATAGGGGCGCACGAGGCCCGCTATCTGCCGTTTCCGACGACGACCCTCATCATGGTCGGATACCAGGCGCCGGGGACTCCCGGGCGGCTCATGCAGGAAGGCGCTCCTTCCGTGCGGCTCGGGGGCCGGGAGGTGCGCATACGGGCCAAGATAGAGACCCTGTCAGGCTGGTCGGCGCACGCGGACCGCGACGGGCTCATGAAGTTTGTCGAAGCCTGTCTTCCGGGGACGAAGACGTTTTTCGTCGCGATCGGGGAGCCTTCCGCCGAGCGTTTCCTCGCCCAGCGCATTCATGACACCTTCAGTGTTCGCACTATCGTACCGGAGACGGGGGAGGGGTGGGAGATAGGGAAAGATTCGATTCATAGGGTATAG